A window of the Cucurbita pepo subsp. pepo cultivar mu-cu-16 chromosome LG01, ASM280686v2, whole genome shotgun sequence genome harbors these coding sequences:
- the LOC111804908 gene encoding putative glucose-6-phosphate 1-epimerase isoform X3, which yields MSISSMNIALPTPYPASVRRVNRYRGVAVASLGGNSATLGVKITEGEGNLPKVVLTSPLGSEADVYLYGGCITSWRLANGKDVLFVRPDAVFNKKKPISGGVPHCFPQFGPGPIQQHGFARNVDWSILDSKSVEDNPGVTLELKDDSYSRSMWDFSFHALYKIILGDKSLSTELIIKNTDNKPFSFTTALHTYFHASITGVKVKGLKGCKTLNKDPDPANPLEGVEERDVVSFPGFVDCVYLDAPGELSLDNGLGDNIIISNTNWSDAVLWNPHLQMEACYRDFVCVENAKIGKVQLEPDQSWTATQQLRIA from the exons ATGTCGATATCTTCCATGAATATCGCCCTCCCCACCCCATATCCGGCGTCCGTTCGTCGAGTAAATCG ATACAGAGGCGTTGCTGTTGCAAGTCTGGGAGGAAATTCTGCTACTTTGGGGGTGAAAATTACTGAAGGGGAAGGAAATTTACCCAAGGTTGTGCTCACTTCTCCGCTTGGTAG TGAGGCTGATGTATACTTGTATGGAGGATGCATTACATCTTGGAGACTCGCAAATGGCAAGGATGTCCTCTTTGTTCGTCCAGATGCTgtttttaacaagaaaaaaccaaTCAG TGGTGGAGTTCCACATTGTTTCCCACAATTTGGACCTGGCCCTATACAACAG CATGGATTTGCAAGGAATGTGGATTGGTCCATCCTTGATTCCAAAAGTGTTGAAGACAATCCAGGTGTAACTCTTGAACTAAAGGATGATTCATATAGTCGTTCCATGTGGGATTTCAGTTTTCATGCTCTTTACAAG ATTATTTTGGGTGATAAGAGCCTTTCCACTGAGCTAATAATTAAGAATACCGACAACAAGCCATTTTCATTTACTACGGCGTTGCATACTTACTTCCAT GCTTCTATAACCGGAGTCAAAGTTAAGGGATTGAAGGGTTGTAAAACATTGAACAAAGATCCAGACCCCGCCAACCCATTGGAGGGTGTGGAAGAAAG GGACGTGGTCAGTTTTCCTGGATTTGTTGATTGTGTTTATCTTGATGCACCTGGAGAATTGAGTCTGGATAATGGCTTGGGTGACAACATAATTATCAGCAATACAAA TTGGTCAGATGCAGTGCTATGGAACCCACATTTGCAGATGGAAGCATGCTATAGGGATTTCGTTTGTGTTGAGAATGCCAAG ATTGGGAAGGTCCAGTTAGAGCCTGATCAATCTTGGACAGCGACACAGCAACtcagaattgcttga
- the LOC111804908 gene encoding putative glucose-6-phosphate 1-epimerase isoform X2, giving the protein MSISSMNIALPTPYPASVRRVNRHRYRGVAVASLGGNSATLGVKITEGEGNLPKVVLTSPLGSEADVYLYGGCITSWRLANGKDVLFVRPDAVFNKKKPISGGVPHCFPQFGPGPIQQHGFARNVDWSILDSKSVEDNPGVTLELKDDSYSRSMWDFSFHALYKIILGDKSLSTELIIKNTDNKPFSFTTALHTYFHASITGVKVKGLKGCKTLNKDPDPANPLEGVEERDVVSFPGFVDCVYLDAPGELSLDNGLGDNIIISNTNWSDAVLWNPHLQMEACYRDFVCVENAKIGKVQLEPDQSWTATQQLRIA; this is encoded by the exons ATGTCGATATCTTCCATGAATATCGCCCTCCCCACCCCATATCCGGCGTCCGTTCGTCGAGTAAATCG GCACAGATACAGAGGCGTTGCTGTTGCAAGTCTGGGAGGAAATTCTGCTACTTTGGGGGTGAAAATTACTGAAGGGGAAGGAAATTTACCCAAGGTTGTGCTCACTTCTCCGCTTGGTAG TGAGGCTGATGTATACTTGTATGGAGGATGCATTACATCTTGGAGACTCGCAAATGGCAAGGATGTCCTCTTTGTTCGTCCAGATGCTgtttttaacaagaaaaaaccaaTCAG TGGTGGAGTTCCACATTGTTTCCCACAATTTGGACCTGGCCCTATACAACAG CATGGATTTGCAAGGAATGTGGATTGGTCCATCCTTGATTCCAAAAGTGTTGAAGACAATCCAGGTGTAACTCTTGAACTAAAGGATGATTCATATAGTCGTTCCATGTGGGATTTCAGTTTTCATGCTCTTTACAAG ATTATTTTGGGTGATAAGAGCCTTTCCACTGAGCTAATAATTAAGAATACCGACAACAAGCCATTTTCATTTACTACGGCGTTGCATACTTACTTCCAT GCTTCTATAACCGGAGTCAAAGTTAAGGGATTGAAGGGTTGTAAAACATTGAACAAAGATCCAGACCCCGCCAACCCATTGGAGGGTGTGGAAGAAAG GGACGTGGTCAGTTTTCCTGGATTTGTTGATTGTGTTTATCTTGATGCACCTGGAGAATTGAGTCTGGATAATGGCTTGGGTGACAACATAATTATCAGCAATACAAA TTGGTCAGATGCAGTGCTATGGAACCCACATTTGCAGATGGAAGCATGCTATAGGGATTTCGTTTGTGTTGAGAATGCCAAG ATTGGGAAGGTCCAGTTAGAGCCTGATCAATCTTGGACAGCGACACAGCAACtcagaattgcttga
- the LOC111804908 gene encoding putative glucose-6-phosphate 1-epimerase isoform X1, which produces MSISSMNIALPTPYPASVRRVNRLFQNCESFRHRYRGVAVASLGGNSATLGVKITEGEGNLPKVVLTSPLGSEADVYLYGGCITSWRLANGKDVLFVRPDAVFNKKKPISGGVPHCFPQFGPGPIQQHGFARNVDWSILDSKSVEDNPGVTLELKDDSYSRSMWDFSFHALYKIILGDKSLSTELIIKNTDNKPFSFTTALHTYFHASITGVKVKGLKGCKTLNKDPDPANPLEGVEERDVVSFPGFVDCVYLDAPGELSLDNGLGDNIIISNTNWSDAVLWNPHLQMEACYRDFVCVENAKIGKVQLEPDQSWTATQQLRIA; this is translated from the exons ATGTCGATATCTTCCATGAATATCGCCCTCCCCACCCCATATCCGGCGTCCGTTCGTCGAGTAAATCG TCTCTTCCAAAACTGCGAGAGTTTTAGGCACAGATACAGAGGCGTTGCTGTTGCAAGTCTGGGAGGAAATTCTGCTACTTTGGGGGTGAAAATTACTGAAGGGGAAGGAAATTTACCCAAGGTTGTGCTCACTTCTCCGCTTGGTAG TGAGGCTGATGTATACTTGTATGGAGGATGCATTACATCTTGGAGACTCGCAAATGGCAAGGATGTCCTCTTTGTTCGTCCAGATGCTgtttttaacaagaaaaaaccaaTCAG TGGTGGAGTTCCACATTGTTTCCCACAATTTGGACCTGGCCCTATACAACAG CATGGATTTGCAAGGAATGTGGATTGGTCCATCCTTGATTCCAAAAGTGTTGAAGACAATCCAGGTGTAACTCTTGAACTAAAGGATGATTCATATAGTCGTTCCATGTGGGATTTCAGTTTTCATGCTCTTTACAAG ATTATTTTGGGTGATAAGAGCCTTTCCACTGAGCTAATAATTAAGAATACCGACAACAAGCCATTTTCATTTACTACGGCGTTGCATACTTACTTCCAT GCTTCTATAACCGGAGTCAAAGTTAAGGGATTGAAGGGTTGTAAAACATTGAACAAAGATCCAGACCCCGCCAACCCATTGGAGGGTGTGGAAGAAAG GGACGTGGTCAGTTTTCCTGGATTTGTTGATTGTGTTTATCTTGATGCACCTGGAGAATTGAGTCTGGATAATGGCTTGGGTGACAACATAATTATCAGCAATACAAA TTGGTCAGATGCAGTGCTATGGAACCCACATTTGCAGATGGAAGCATGCTATAGGGATTTCGTTTGTGTTGAGAATGCCAAG ATTGGGAAGGTCCAGTTAGAGCCTGATCAATCTTGGACAGCGACACAGCAACtcagaattgcttga
- the LOC111804929 gene encoding protein CHAPERONE-LIKE PROTEIN OF POR1, chloroplastic-like, with amino-acid sequence MMILSGLSGKPSKCCPLRPSTRIQRELVSSFPNGNFREIIDLQYLKRNYWTGPALRCKTLQIRHTTKCAFDASSRDLANDSAAEFPRIHVRDPYKRLGISKEASEDEIQSARNFLINRYAGHKDSVDAIEAAHDKIIMQKFYDRKNPKIDLKKKVREVNQSRVVQAIRSRFQTPSTKFMITALIAFLVLGVLTILFPTEEGPTLQVAVSLIATFYFIHDRLKSKLRAFLYGAGAFIFSWLLGTFLVVSVIPPVIKGLRGFEVTTSLITYILLWVSSTYLK; translated from the exons ATGATGATTTTGTCGGGATTGAGTGGCAAACCCTCAAAATGTTGTCCTCTGAGACCTAGTACTAGGATTCAACGTGAGCTGGTTTCATCTTTTCCCAATGGGAACTTTAGAGAAATTATTGATTTGCAGTATCTCAAAAG AAATTACTGGACGGGTCCTGCTCTTAGATGCAAAACTCTCCAAATTCGACACACTACTAAGTGTGCATTTGATGCTTCCTCCAGAGATCTTGCAAATGATTCTGCTG CTGAATTCCCTCGAATTCATGTAAGGGATCCATACAAACGGCTCGGCATAAGTAAGGAAGCATCAGAAGATGAAATTCAATCTGCCAGAAACTTCCTTATTAATAGGTACGCAGGGCACAAAGACAGTGTTGATGCCATTGAAGCAGCTCatgataaaattattatgcAAAAATTTTACGACAGAAAGAACCCGAAAATTGACCTCAAGAAAAAGGTCAGGGAAGTCAATCAGTCACGGGTTGTGCAGGCTATAAGGAGCAGGTTTCAAACACCATCTACAAAATTCATGATCACGGCATTAATTGCATTCTTAGTTCTTGGCGTTCTTACCATTCTCTTCCCAACTGAGGAAGGCCCAACCCTTCAGGTTGCTGTATCACTCATAGCCACTTTCTATTTCATACACGATCGACTGAAGAGCAAACTCCGAGCATTCCTTTATGG GGCTGGAGCTTTCATATTCTCATGGCTGTTGGGAACCTTTTTGGTGGTATCTGTGATCCCCCCTGTTATAAAAGGATTGAGAGGCTTTGAAGTAACCACTTCACTAATAACCTATATCTTACTCTGGGTTTCATCTACGTATTTAAAGTAG
- the LOC111808648 gene encoding probable serine protease EDA2, whose protein sequence is MSKVVMVARLWLAVAMAVFSSAFVNGHVTLGWLSTRSEFLTQEEFWFDQTLDHFSHYNRHKFQQRYFEFLDYFRIPDGPIFFRICGEGPCNGIANDYLSILAKKFGAAIVSLEHRYYGKSSPFKSLTTNNLRYLSSKQALFDLAVFRQYYQDSLNLKLDRKSENPWFVFGVSYSGALSAWFQLKFPHLTCGSLASSAVVLAVFNFTDFDQQIGESAGPACKAALQETNQLVEQRFAINKEEVQALFGAEEMEVDGDFFYFLADAAAMAFQYGNPDKLCCPLVEAKNAGKDLVDAYAKYVKNYFLGSFGSNVRTYIQKHLKNTTLGEDSADRLWWFQVCTEVAYFQVAPANDSIRSSKVDIRYHLDLCKNVFGEGFYPDVDTTNIYYGGTKIAGSKIVFTNGSQDPWRHASKQIPSPDMPSYLVTCRNCGHGTDLRGCPQSPPNIEGDAHSCTSPATVYKVRQQLVKKMDLWLSECQASINRKYV, encoded by the exons ATGAGCAAGGTCGTGATGGTTGCTCGATTGTGGCTGGCGGTGGCGATGGCGGTGTTTTCATCGGCCTTCGTAAACGGCCATGTGACGCTTGGGTGGCTGTCTACAAGAAGCGAGTTCTTAACCCAGGAGGAGTTTTGGTTTGACCAGACCCTCGATCACTTCTCTCATTAT AACCGTCATAAGTTTCAGCAGCGCTATTTTGAATTCCTTGACTACTTTCGGATACCGGACGGGccgatattttttagaatctGTGGTGAAGGCCCCTGCAACGGGATTGCCAACGATTACCTAAGT ATTCTGGCAAAGAAGTTTGGAGCAGCCATTGTTTCTCTTGAGCATCGCTACTATGGGAAGAGTTCTCCTTTCAAGTCATTGACGACAAATAACTTGAGATATCTTTCATCCAAGCAAGCTCTGTTTGATTTGGCTGTTTTTCGTCAGTATTATCAG GATTCCTTAAATCTGAAACTGGACAGAAAGAGTGAAAACCCGTGGTTCGTTTTTGGTGTTTCATATTCAGGAGCTCTTAGTGCTTGGTTTCAACTTAAGTTTCCTCATTTAACGTGTGGAAGCCTCGCAAGTTCTGCTGTTGTCCTTGCCGTCTTTAATTTCACTGATTTTGATCAGCA GATTGGCGAGTCTGCTGGTCCAGCTTGTAAGGCTGCTTTACAAGAAACCAATCAACTTGTTGAGCAAAGGTTTGCAATCAACAAAGAAGAAGTACAGGCATTGTTTGGTGCGGAAGAG ATGGAAGTGGATGGggatttcttttatttcctgGCAGATGCTGCTGCTATGGCG TTTCAGTATGGAAATCCAGATAAATTGTGTTGTCCTCTTGTTGAAGCAAAGAATGCGGGAAAGGATTTAGTG GATGCCTATGCCAAATacgttaaaaattatttccttGGAAGTTTTGGTTCAAACGTTCGGACTTACATTCAGAAACACTTGAAAAACACCACTCTGGGTGAAGATAGTGCTGACCGGTTGTGGTGGTTCCAAGTTTGTACTGAAGTTGCATATTTTCAGGTAGCACCTGCAAATGATAGCATTCGATCCTCCAAAGTTGATATAAG ATATCATCTGGATCTCTGCAAAAATGTTTTCGGAGAGGGCTTCTATCCTGATGTAGACACTACCAATATTTACTATGGAGGCACAAAAATTGCTG GttcaaaaatagtttttacaAATGGTTCGCAGGATCCTTGGCGCCATGCATCCAAGCAAATACCATCTCCAGACA TGCCATCGTACCTCGTGACATGTCGCAACTGTGGTCATGGAACTGATTTGCGGGGATGTCCCCAATCTCCACCAAATATTGAAG GTGATGCTCACAGCTGTACCTCCCCTGCTACAGTTTACAAAGTTAGGCAGCAGTTAGTGAAAAAGATGGACCTTTGGCTGTCGGAGTGCCAAGCCTCTATTAATAGGAAATATGTTTGA